The DNA window attagtctatatttaataattCTAATCAGTAACCAAACATTTGATATAATATTTGATATGATATGGGCTAATTTAGCTCTTGAATCCAAACACGGCCAGCTGAAAGCTACAATTGGACGGGAACATGTCTGCTTTCAGAGTTTCACTGCTGTCACCTCCTTCCTCGTTCCTCCGGCggtgcatagaaaacagtaggaTCCATCACGGGCCAATGATTTGCTCCactgtagcagcagcagcataaAGCCGCAGTCCACAGGCCATCATATAAAAGTCAACCGGAAAAAGACGCGATAAAATGGGCGAGATCAAGGATGCAGAACGCACTGTAGCGAAAGCTGGAGGTGAAACGGTGAAAGAAAAGGAGATCACTTTAGAAGAGTGGGGAGCGTGAGCGCAGCCAGCCCGGACCACAAGCCTCACCGTGCCTGGCGTGGTAACTGGTAACTTGCCTCATGGCGATCTCCGGCGAGGAGAGGCACGCGCCCGCCGGAGGCGACTCCGGCGGCGGGAAGCTCTGGAACCTCTGCCGTATGCCCTTCCGGCTGGCgggcggggcgccggcgccggcgactcCGCAGTCGTCCTCGTCCGGGATCCACCACTCCGCTGGCCGGTACGGCCACGAGGCGCCCGTCGCTGGGGACGGAGGCGCGCAGGGGGCGTCGGCGGGGTCGATCTCGTCCGTAGCCAAGTCGCTGCtgccggcccgccgccgcctcaggcTCGATCCGGCCAATAAGCTCTACTTCCCATGTGAGGACGCGAGAAATTAAAGCTCTTTTAACTCTTGCTTGTTTAATTATGGGATCTCCTCTCGAGTAGTCTGGAAAGTAGCCATTTTTGCCTGATCTGCTTAGGTCGCATGCCTAAAACCCTTTGATTCCGCTATGTTTTTTCTGCAATTCTTTATTAGTTTTGCGCGATCTTAGCTATTCCGAAGTTGTCTGTGTAGGAAGTGGGATCTTGTAGGCCGATTTGGTGAATGAGTTGCTTGATTCTTGGAATGTGTTCGTTGGGGTTTGGTTTTGGTCGGCGACTGGGATAATACCCTGGCTCCATTTCCACCCGattttcttgatcttggtgtaGATTGTAGTGGTTATATCATCAATCTATGAGTTCGATCTAAATCGTAGTGGACACTTGTGTAGTAGTAGTTCCAGTAGGGAGTACCATTACTGAATTTTTAGTAGAAGACTAGAACTCACAAGATTCTGGAACTGAACTTCAAGTAGGATGGTGTCCATAGCATTAACTATGTTGCTACCTCTGATTTTTTTTAGCTGATTTGGCACTATATTAAATAAGAGAGAGGGATGAGAGGAAGAAATCGAGTCTCATGCAACGCCTGTTTGGATCTCATTGGGGGTTATAAGAATCTGGATAGTGGATAAGGATTATAATCTGGATTCTGCCCCTAATAAATGCTGTTATCCCTTTCTCTCCCCCTCACTCGCTCTCCAAACAATCTCCATATAGTAGGGTTGATTGATTGAGGAAGATAGTTGGATTCTTATAGTCTGGTGATTGGATTCTTATAATCCACACAAGAATCTGGGGGTGTTTCGATCTCATAGGGATGGTTTCTTCATAATAGGTGTGGAAGATAGTTGGATTCTTATAGTCTGGTGATTGGATTCTTATAATCCACACAAGAATCTGGGGGGTGTTTCGATCTCATAGGGATGGTATCTTCATAATAGGTGTGGAAGATAGATGAGTGGTGGATAGGAGGGATTAAATTGAGTGAATAATTAATTTCTTGGCCTATGGATAGACATGGCGCATTGGAAACAAAAATGGTGTCTAGAGTGGTGTCCATGTGACATGGCAAGGTATGGAAACTACTTGCTGGTGTCTAATTGGAATGCCCTAACATTAGCATGTGTATAGCTTTAACGTTGTATGTCGGTTTAATCAAATGCCTGTTTGCAGCAGTTGTTTGTATCTAGCACTTGGGCAATAGAACTCATACCCTGGTAGATGGGGGTAATGAGATTTTGATTTACTTTATTTGCAAATTTTTTTGGTTGATTGTTGATGCTATGATGCACAAGTTTGCTGCGGCTGAACATGTAAATGATACATACTTATAAGTCTTTATTTCTCAAGTTGGCTGTGGTAGAACTCTACCTATTGTGCAAATTTGGTGCAGCTTTCTGATGATCATTAGCATAATTTTGTGTTGTCGTTTTGTGACATACTGTTACATTTGTAAGGCAGTTATTGTAGGTTGCAATGTTCGGGGAAATTGTATTATTCTGTTGTAGTAAAAACCTGTTAACAGATCAGCAAACAATCAAATATGGCATAAAGGCTAAAGCCTAGTTTTCTGGGGTTCACAGAAACTCCAAATGAACTCCAGCTAATTATCAACTTTTTGAATGCCAAGTATCTTGTTACTATATTGAAGCTGAAATGCTGTCTAGGACTAGAATCCTTGTCAGAATCAGATAAGTTATTATTCAATGGACAAGAAAAATGCATGATTGGCTAAATCATTCCCAGGCTTGATTTACTTTCAGCTTAATACTTGCATAATCACTTGTGCTCTTATGTTCTAATGAGTAACAGCACCAACAAAGAAGTTTCCATTCAACCTCATATTTGTTTAACATTTGCTATTTCGTGAAGAGAAGCTAATGGCATTCCCATCTTTGCCCTGTATAGATGAACTAGGAAAGCAGGTCAAAAGTGCAATTAGGATAAAGAATACAAGCAAGTCTCATGTAGCATTTAAGGTTCGTATGTCATATCTCATTGCACAACTCTATTCCAACATAGTATGTGTTGAATTAGCAGTGTATACACTACTTTTGTTGGTAatgattctttttttttctggctGTTAACTGACATTGGAATCACTAGTTTCAAACAACTGCACCCAAGAGTTGCTTCATGCGCCCTCCTGGAGCTGTCCTTGCCCCTGGGGAGACTATTATAGCAACTGGTAATACCGCTATAACCTTGGATCTGTACTTGAAAAACAACAAGGTTTCCAGTGTTCTGTTTTGGTTCTTATCGTTTCATTTGTCTAACTTTCCAGTTTTTAAGTTTGTGGAGCACCCAGAGAATAATGAGAATATTCTACAAAAGTGCAAGGTCAAATTCAAGATTTTGAGCTTGAAGGTGAAGGGACCAATGGAATATGCACCAGAACTGGTTAGTAGCTTTTCCTGCGTTCTTGTTTGATTTCTACCAAAATCATGGCTGGTTAAAGAGGTGGGAGAGTATGGTAACTGTAGAGGTGAGTGCCTTACCGCCTTAGTCATAATTGATGCCCTAGGTGGGAGGTCACTTGGTGTATTCTCCACGAAGGCTAAGTAAGAAATTTTTTTCCCAAAGATGATACTGTCCGCGTGAAAAGGAAGTTTATGAGGTGGCAAGAGAGTTGACACATTTTTGGCATACACCTTGGGTAGAATAGGATGAGCTGGGCAGGAACTCTTATTTCGAGCTTATGACTAAAGTAAGCCCACTAAGTTGGGTATTTAATTTATTGGGTGTCTGGTTTTGGGGACCTCCTCACCTAGGGTGGATTTGTCCTTTATGGGTATGATTTTGGTAGGGTGACACCATTCTTGTTGTATTAGACTCAAAAAGCTTATGGATGTTACAAGCTGTGAAGGACTAGCTCATACTCAAACTGAACAAGCGAGATACATTCTGAGTTAGGATAAAATAAAATTCACTTTATTACTGCAAACCAAACACCTAACAAATTAATTACGCAATTTAGTGATTAGGGACTGCTAGGGTGGATTATAAGGGTTGTTAAGGTTGGTTAGTGGTTGCCGCATAATGAGAGTTTATGGCATCTGCCTGTAATTTGATTGTAGTGAGTATTTGGGCTGAGCCCTTACGAGCTCACAAGGTCCCTATCACCCCCTTACCGTTAGTTTGTGTAATATATTTCATGACATAAAGCAAAATCACATGTGCTCATTTTCTAG is part of the Panicum hallii strain FIL2 chromosome 2, PHallii_v3.1, whole genome shotgun sequence genome and encodes:
- the LOC112882525 gene encoding vesicle-associated protein 4-2-like encodes the protein MAISGEERHAPAGGDSGGGKLWNLCRMPFRLAGGAPAPATPQSSSSGIHHSAGRYGHEAPVAGDGGAQGASAGSISSVAKSLLPARRRLRLDPANKLYFPYELGKQVKSAIRIKNTSKSHVAFKFQTTAPKSCFMRPPGAVLAPGETIIATVFKFVEHPENNENILQKCKVKFKILSLKVKGPMEYAPELFDEQKDQAVVEKILKVVFLDINGQSPQLEKLNNQLAEAEAALEARKKPPEENGPKIVGEGLVIDEWKERRERYLAQQQVEVVDSV